One Ctenopharyngodon idella isolate HZGC_01 chromosome 9, HZGC01, whole genome shotgun sequence DNA window includes the following coding sequences:
- the zmym2 gene encoding zinc finger MYM-type protein 2 isoform X2 — MDGDLEARADVEEAGTVTGEEEEEEGHMETPTTEQTPSAEESQAAPDLPKASEDNDDDVVLVEEPPVQSQGRVQPPSPTPVDTLAAANDCAESATTATASSKTPSPPSSAATTGTTASTTAKSQSEPIVIDDEEDSELKGAASSCLPPPESKDALSSTEPDSEIKIASVTTLGMDSSAVALATSTATPLAVCAQEDINLMITNVTSLKGEGGPAAGQLEDLEGAENGLQISSAFSLNPEAQQNQGTAGRPSPTFNPGRISAASQPVQNGETGTHQRSDSWISQSASFPRNQKQPGVDSPSPAAPLPKPPCQSSSGSQQPQRTMKVTCANCKKPLKKGQTAYQRKGSSHLFCSTTCLSAFSHKPAPKKSCTMCKKDITNMKGGTIVAQVDSSESFQEFCSTGCLAAYENKQNPQKNQLKTKCTVCGKLTEIRHEVSFKNVTHKICSDACFNRYRMANGLIMNCCEQCGNYLPSRATANYFLLIDGQQKRFCCQNCIRDYKQTHGKIVQCSGCKVMCRSFDATQCIGSNGAMESYCTTACMTKSKFTAAAQNSEPSCHFCKRNALPQYQATLPEGKVLSFCSSQCVTKFQNATIQTSANGQLPTSASDNVQLKCNYCRGSFNLKPEILEWEDKVHQFCSKTCCDDYKKLHCIVTFCEYCQEEKTLHETVKFSGVKRPFCSEGCKLLFKQDFARRLGLKCVTCNHCTQMCKKSVTKQIDGVSRDFCSETCAKKFHDWYYKAARCDCCKVQGNLTESVQWRAEMKHFCDQQCLLRFYCQQNEPDMATQKGPENTALGFGGPTQASKMGPVSYAGGGVLKDVKNKAVLCKPLTMTKATYCKPHMQSKPLQTDEADLEGSGKEYVPVPIPVPVYIPVPMNLYAQATPTPIAIPVPVPVPVFLPTTLQNAEQIVKTINELKAKVPSDPLEADLIAMAEVIAHEEDEKPKCSNIKCEKSSREMKMESLKHENGSGSSEEEEEDKYEPDLDLEKDLPLASEPVLVERLDTDILFSLPPVLAEEKEKTPRPRTRRRGQKRRAVEEESSSSLSSSPTVESSAADSSFPLSSRYGLNAWRRWATSEASPSSQSKVKESQKQVSLNGSLLSLSPAELNQSLSHFVKEVRRPNGEHYTPDSLLYLCLSIQKYLQDKGRTDDLFSDPQYHMFGEELNKLLKDWQPSVLPDGSRWGRVEEQYLWSSGQLGEQTPSVLLRSLLYLNTKYFGLHTTEQHLRLSFGNVYGPSTSKPHSHETTVCIRIPSISQEQHEQSGSKRRRKDDCDSNFEADGGSGGSAHCPVKKHECRLYELYLSKCPESVRQRTDFFYMKPEVSASSDSPLWFSSTPLEKSALARLLTRVLLVRDIYKDNQHEEEGV, encoded by the exons ATGGATGGAGATTTGGAAGCCAGGGCAGATGTTGAGGAGGCAGGTACGGTCAcaggggaggaggaggaggaggagggtcACATGGAAACACCCACGACAGAACAGACTCCATCTGCAGAAGAGTCACAGGCAGCACCAGACCTGCCCAAGGCCTCAGAAGACAATGATGATGACGTAGTATTGGTAGAAGAGCCTCCTGTTCAGTCTCAGGGGAGAGTACAGCCCCCCAGCCCCACACCTGTAGATACCCTTGCTGCAGCCAATGACTGTGCAGAGTCGGCTACCACGGCAACAGCTTCCTCCAAAACGCCCAGTCCTCCCTCCTCTGCAGCTACCACCGGCACAACCGCATCCACGACTGCCAAAAGCCAGAGCGAGCCAATCGTTATCGACGATGAGGAGGATTCAGAGCTCAAGGGTGCCGCCTCTTCCTGCCTGCCGCCCCCTGAGTCCAAGGATGCCCTGAGCAGCACCGAGCCTGACTCTGAAATTAAAATCGCTAGTGTTACCACGCTGGGAATGGACTCTTCTGCGGTTGCCTTGGCAACGTCAACAGCAACTCCACTGGCGGTGTGCGCACAAGAGGATATAAACCTCATGATCACGAATGTGACATCGCTGAAAGGCGAGGGCGGTCCAGCGGCAGGCCAGTTGGAGGATTTGGAGGGGGCTGAGAATGGACTGCAGATCAGCAGTGCATTCAGCCTGAACCCAGAGGCCCAGCAGAACCAGGGTACAGCCGGCAGACCTTCACCCACGTTCAACCCTGGACGCATTAGCGCTGCAAGCCAGCCTGTGCAGAATGGAGAAACGGGGACACACCAGAGATCTG ATTCATGGATCTCCCAGTCGGCCTCTTTTCCCCGTAACCAGAAGCAGCCTGGAGTGGACTCACCGTCTCCTGCAGCTCCTCTGCCCAAACCTCCCTGCCAGTCCTCCTCAGGATCCCAGCAGCCGCAGCGCACCATGAAAGTCACATGCGCCAACTGTAAGAAGCCTTTGAAGAAAGGCCAGACTGCGTACCAGCGCAAAGGATCGTCCCACCTGTTCTGCTCGACAACCTGCCTGTCTGCCTTCTCCCATAAGCCCGCTCCCAAGAAGAGCTGCACCATGTGCAAGAA AGACATTACCAACATGAAAGGAGGCACCATAGTGGCCCAGGTGGACTCCAGTGAATCATTTCAGGAGTTCTGTAGCACAGGCTGTCTGGCAGCttatgaaaacaaacagaatcCTCAGAAAAACCAGCTTAAAACCAAGTGCACCGTCTGTGGAAAGCTCACCGAG attCGACATGAGGTGAGCTTCAAGAATGTGACCCACAAGATCTGCAGTGACGCGTGCTTTAATCGTTACCGTATGGCTAACGGGCTCATTATGAACTGCTGTGAACAGTGCGGGAACTACCTGCCAAGTCGTGCCACAGCGAACTACTTTTTACTCATCGACGGTCAGCAGAAACgcttttgctgtcaaaattgCATCAGGGACTATAAACAG ACTCATGGGAAGATAGTGCAGTGTAGTGGCTGTAAAGTGATGTGCAGATCATTTGATGCCACTCAGTGTATCGGGTCAAATGGAGCCATGGAGTCTTACTGCACCACAGCCTGTATGACCAAGAGCAAATTCACAGCTGCTGCACAGA atTCTGAGCCCTCATGCCACTTCTGTAAGAGAAATGCTTTACCTCAATATCAGGCAACTTTGCCTGAAGGGAAGGTTTTGAGCTTCTGCAGTTCACAATGTGTCACTAAGTTCCAG AATGCCACCATCCAAACATCAGCCAATGGGCAACTTCCTACTTCAGCTTCAGACAACGTTCAGCTGAAATGCAATTACTGTCGAGGTTCCTTCAACCTGAAGCCGGAGATTCTGGAGTGGGAG GATAAAGTGCATCAGTTCTGCAGTAAGACCTGTTGTGATGACTACAAGAAGCTCCACTGCATAGTGACGTTCTGCGAGTACTGTCAAGAAGAGAAGACTCTGCATGAGACTGTGAAGTTCTCGGGGGTGAAGAGGCCCTTCTGTAGTGAAG GCTGTAAGTTACTGTTCAAGCAGGATTTTGCCAGGCGTCTGGGCCTGAAGTGTGTCACTTGCAATCACTGCACCCAGATGTGTAAGAAATCTGTCACCAAACAGATAGACGGAGTCAGCAGGGACTTTTGCAGCGAGACGTGTGCTAAAAAGTTTCACGACTGGTACTACAAG GCGGCGCGCTGCGACTGCTGTAAGGTACAGGGGAACCTGACGGAGTCTGTGCAGTGGCGTGCAGAGATGAAGCATTTCTGTGACCAGCAGTGTCTCCTGCGCTTCTACTGCCAGCAGAACGAGCCTGACATGGCCACTCAGAAAGGCCCGGAAAACACAGCTTTAG GGTTCGGAGGACCAACCCAAGCATCTAAGATG GGGCCTGTATCGTATGCTGGGGGAGGGGTCCTGAAGGATGTGAAGAATAAAGCTGTGCTCTGTAAGCCCCTCACCATGACCAAGGCCACCTACTGCAAACCCCACATGCAGAGCAAACCGTTGCAGACAG ATGAGGCAGACCTGGAGGGCTCAGGAAAGGAGTATGTTCCTGTTCCGATCCCTGTTCCTGTTTACATCCCAGTACCCATGAACCTCTATGCTCAGGCCACACCCACTCCTATTGCAATACCTGTACCG GTGCCTGTGCCAGTGTTTCTACCAACCACGCTGCAGAACGCTGAGCAGATTGTGAAGACCATCAATGAGCTCAAAGCCAAAGTTCCCTCTGACCCTCTGGAAGCTGATCTAATAGCGATGGCTGAAGTGATTGCACATGAAGAAGATGAGAAGCCCAAATGCTCAA ACATCAAATGTGAAAAGAGCAGTAGAGAGATGAAAATGGAAAGtctaaaacatgaaaatggcagTGGTAGTtcagaagaggaggaggaagacaaGTATGAACCAGATTTGGACCTGGAGAAGGACTTGCCCTTAG CATCAGAGCCCGTCCTGGTGGAGCGTCTAGATACAGACATCCTCTTCTCATTGCCTCCAGTCCTGGCTGAGGAGAAAGAGAAGACGCCTCGGCCCAGAACCAGGAGGAGG GGTCAGAAGAGGCGGGCAGTAGAGGAAGAGTCTTCATCCTCGTTATCCTCGTCACCAACAGTAGAGTCCTCAGCAGCAGACAGCTCTTTCCCTTTGAGCTCCAGATATGGCTTAAACGCATGGAGGAGATGGGCCACATCTGAAGCCTCACCGTCCAGTCAATCCAAAGTAAAGGAGAGCCAGAAACAAG TTAGTTTAAACGGCAGTCTCCTGTCCCTGAGCCCAGCAGAGCTGAATCAGTCTTTATCTCACTTCGTCAAAGAGGTGCGTCGACCCAACGGGGAGCACTATACTCCAGACAGCCTCCTTTACCTCTGTCTCAGCATCCAGAAG TATTTGCAGGACAAGGGAAGGACAGATGACCTCTTTAGTGACCCACAGTACCACATGTTTGGGGAAGAACTAAACAAGCTCCTCAAAGACTGGCAACCCAGTGTCCTTCCAGATG gtTCTCGGTGGGGTCGTGTTGAAGAGCAGTATCTGTGGAGCAGCGGTCAGCTCGGGGAGCAGACGCCCTCTGTCCTACTGAGATCCCTCCTCTATCTTAACACCAAATACTTTGGTCTTCACACCACTGAACAGCACTTACGCCTCTCATTTGGAAACGTCTACGGCCCTAGCACTTCCAAACCCCACAGCCATGAGACGACCGTTTGTATACGTATCCCCTCCATCTCACAGGAGCAGCATG AGCAATCAGGAAGTAAGAGGAGGCGTAAAGATGACTGTGACTCAAACTTTGAGGCGGACGGTGGTTCAGGAGGATCTGCTCACTGTCCTGTTAAGAAACACGAGTGCCGACTCTATGAGCTTTACCTTTCGAAGTG
- the zmym2 gene encoding zinc finger MYM-type protein 2 isoform X1 produces MDGDLEARADVEEAGTVTGEEEEEEGHMETPTTEQTPSAEESQAAPDLPKASEDNDDDVVLVEEPPVQSQGRVQPPSPTPVDTLAAANDCAESATTATASSKTPSPPSSAATTGTTASTTAKSQSEPIVIDDEEDSELKGAASSCLPPPESKDALSSTEPDSEIKIASVTTLGMDSSAVALATSTATPLAVCAQEDINLMITNVTSLKGEGGPAAGQLEDLEGAENGLQISSAFSLNPEAQQNQGTAGRPSPTFNPGRISAASQPVQNGETGTHQRSDSWISQSASFPRNQKQPGVDSPSPAAPLPKPPCQSSSGSQQPQRTMKVTCANCKKPLKKGQTAYQRKGSSHLFCSTTCLSAFSHKPAPKKSCTMCKKDITNMKGGTIVAQVDSSESFQEFCSTGCLAAYENKQNPQKNQLKTKCTVCGKLTEIRHEVSFKNVTHKICSDACFNRYRMANGLIMNCCEQCGNYLPSRATANYFLLIDGQQKRFCCQNCIRDYKQTHGKIVQCSGCKVMCRSFDATQCIGSNGAMESYCTTACMTKSKFTAAAQNSEPSCHFCKRNALPQYQATLPEGKVLSFCSSQCVTKFQNATIQTSANGQLPTSASDNVQLKCNYCRGSFNLKPEILEWEDKVHQFCSKTCCDDYKKLHCIVTFCEYCQEEKTLHETVKFSGVKRPFCSEGCKLLFKQDFARRLGLKCVTCNHCTQMCKKSVTKQIDGVSRDFCSETCAKKFHDWYYKAARCDCCKVQGNLTESVQWRAEMKHFCDQQCLLRFYCQQNEPDMATQKGPENTALGFGGPTQASKMSFTQGPVSYAGGGVLKDVKNKAVLCKPLTMTKATYCKPHMQSKPLQTDEADLEGSGKEYVPVPIPVPVYIPVPMNLYAQATPTPIAIPVPVPVPVFLPTTLQNAEQIVKTINELKAKVPSDPLEADLIAMAEVIAHEEDEKPKCSNIKCEKSSREMKMESLKHENGSGSSEEEEEDKYEPDLDLEKDLPLASEPVLVERLDTDILFSLPPVLAEEKEKTPRPRTRRRGQKRRAVEEESSSSLSSSPTVESSAADSSFPLSSRYGLNAWRRWATSEASPSSQSKVKESQKQVSLNGSLLSLSPAELNQSLSHFVKEVRRPNGEHYTPDSLLYLCLSIQKYLQDKGRTDDLFSDPQYHMFGEELNKLLKDWQPSVLPDGSRWGRVEEQYLWSSGQLGEQTPSVLLRSLLYLNTKYFGLHTTEQHLRLSFGNVYGPSTSKPHSHETTVCIRIPSISQEQHEQSGSKRRRKDDCDSNFEADGGSGGSAHCPVKKHECRLYELYLSKCPESVRQRTDFFYMKPEVSASSDSPLWFSSTPLEKSALARLLTRVLLVRDIYKDNQHEEEGV; encoded by the exons ATGGATGGAGATTTGGAAGCCAGGGCAGATGTTGAGGAGGCAGGTACGGTCAcaggggaggaggaggaggaggagggtcACATGGAAACACCCACGACAGAACAGACTCCATCTGCAGAAGAGTCACAGGCAGCACCAGACCTGCCCAAGGCCTCAGAAGACAATGATGATGACGTAGTATTGGTAGAAGAGCCTCCTGTTCAGTCTCAGGGGAGAGTACAGCCCCCCAGCCCCACACCTGTAGATACCCTTGCTGCAGCCAATGACTGTGCAGAGTCGGCTACCACGGCAACAGCTTCCTCCAAAACGCCCAGTCCTCCCTCCTCTGCAGCTACCACCGGCACAACCGCATCCACGACTGCCAAAAGCCAGAGCGAGCCAATCGTTATCGACGATGAGGAGGATTCAGAGCTCAAGGGTGCCGCCTCTTCCTGCCTGCCGCCCCCTGAGTCCAAGGATGCCCTGAGCAGCACCGAGCCTGACTCTGAAATTAAAATCGCTAGTGTTACCACGCTGGGAATGGACTCTTCTGCGGTTGCCTTGGCAACGTCAACAGCAACTCCACTGGCGGTGTGCGCACAAGAGGATATAAACCTCATGATCACGAATGTGACATCGCTGAAAGGCGAGGGCGGTCCAGCGGCAGGCCAGTTGGAGGATTTGGAGGGGGCTGAGAATGGACTGCAGATCAGCAGTGCATTCAGCCTGAACCCAGAGGCCCAGCAGAACCAGGGTACAGCCGGCAGACCTTCACCCACGTTCAACCCTGGACGCATTAGCGCTGCAAGCCAGCCTGTGCAGAATGGAGAAACGGGGACACACCAGAGATCTG ATTCATGGATCTCCCAGTCGGCCTCTTTTCCCCGTAACCAGAAGCAGCCTGGAGTGGACTCACCGTCTCCTGCAGCTCCTCTGCCCAAACCTCCCTGCCAGTCCTCCTCAGGATCCCAGCAGCCGCAGCGCACCATGAAAGTCACATGCGCCAACTGTAAGAAGCCTTTGAAGAAAGGCCAGACTGCGTACCAGCGCAAAGGATCGTCCCACCTGTTCTGCTCGACAACCTGCCTGTCTGCCTTCTCCCATAAGCCCGCTCCCAAGAAGAGCTGCACCATGTGCAAGAA AGACATTACCAACATGAAAGGAGGCACCATAGTGGCCCAGGTGGACTCCAGTGAATCATTTCAGGAGTTCTGTAGCACAGGCTGTCTGGCAGCttatgaaaacaaacagaatcCTCAGAAAAACCAGCTTAAAACCAAGTGCACCGTCTGTGGAAAGCTCACCGAG attCGACATGAGGTGAGCTTCAAGAATGTGACCCACAAGATCTGCAGTGACGCGTGCTTTAATCGTTACCGTATGGCTAACGGGCTCATTATGAACTGCTGTGAACAGTGCGGGAACTACCTGCCAAGTCGTGCCACAGCGAACTACTTTTTACTCATCGACGGTCAGCAGAAACgcttttgctgtcaaaattgCATCAGGGACTATAAACAG ACTCATGGGAAGATAGTGCAGTGTAGTGGCTGTAAAGTGATGTGCAGATCATTTGATGCCACTCAGTGTATCGGGTCAAATGGAGCCATGGAGTCTTACTGCACCACAGCCTGTATGACCAAGAGCAAATTCACAGCTGCTGCACAGA atTCTGAGCCCTCATGCCACTTCTGTAAGAGAAATGCTTTACCTCAATATCAGGCAACTTTGCCTGAAGGGAAGGTTTTGAGCTTCTGCAGTTCACAATGTGTCACTAAGTTCCAG AATGCCACCATCCAAACATCAGCCAATGGGCAACTTCCTACTTCAGCTTCAGACAACGTTCAGCTGAAATGCAATTACTGTCGAGGTTCCTTCAACCTGAAGCCGGAGATTCTGGAGTGGGAG GATAAAGTGCATCAGTTCTGCAGTAAGACCTGTTGTGATGACTACAAGAAGCTCCACTGCATAGTGACGTTCTGCGAGTACTGTCAAGAAGAGAAGACTCTGCATGAGACTGTGAAGTTCTCGGGGGTGAAGAGGCCCTTCTGTAGTGAAG GCTGTAAGTTACTGTTCAAGCAGGATTTTGCCAGGCGTCTGGGCCTGAAGTGTGTCACTTGCAATCACTGCACCCAGATGTGTAAGAAATCTGTCACCAAACAGATAGACGGAGTCAGCAGGGACTTTTGCAGCGAGACGTGTGCTAAAAAGTTTCACGACTGGTACTACAAG GCGGCGCGCTGCGACTGCTGTAAGGTACAGGGGAACCTGACGGAGTCTGTGCAGTGGCGTGCAGAGATGAAGCATTTCTGTGACCAGCAGTGTCTCCTGCGCTTCTACTGCCAGCAGAACGAGCCTGACATGGCCACTCAGAAAGGCCCGGAAAACACAGCTTTAG GGTTCGGAGGACCAACCCAAGCATCTAAGATG TCGTTTACTCAGGGGCCTGTATCGTATGCTGGGGGAGGGGTCCTGAAGGATGTGAAGAATAAAGCTGTGCTCTGTAAGCCCCTCACCATGACCAAGGCCACCTACTGCAAACCCCACATGCAGAGCAAACCGTTGCAGACAG ATGAGGCAGACCTGGAGGGCTCAGGAAAGGAGTATGTTCCTGTTCCGATCCCTGTTCCTGTTTACATCCCAGTACCCATGAACCTCTATGCTCAGGCCACACCCACTCCTATTGCAATACCTGTACCG GTGCCTGTGCCAGTGTTTCTACCAACCACGCTGCAGAACGCTGAGCAGATTGTGAAGACCATCAATGAGCTCAAAGCCAAAGTTCCCTCTGACCCTCTGGAAGCTGATCTAATAGCGATGGCTGAAGTGATTGCACATGAAGAAGATGAGAAGCCCAAATGCTCAA ACATCAAATGTGAAAAGAGCAGTAGAGAGATGAAAATGGAAAGtctaaaacatgaaaatggcagTGGTAGTtcagaagaggaggaggaagacaaGTATGAACCAGATTTGGACCTGGAGAAGGACTTGCCCTTAG CATCAGAGCCCGTCCTGGTGGAGCGTCTAGATACAGACATCCTCTTCTCATTGCCTCCAGTCCTGGCTGAGGAGAAAGAGAAGACGCCTCGGCCCAGAACCAGGAGGAGG GGTCAGAAGAGGCGGGCAGTAGAGGAAGAGTCTTCATCCTCGTTATCCTCGTCACCAACAGTAGAGTCCTCAGCAGCAGACAGCTCTTTCCCTTTGAGCTCCAGATATGGCTTAAACGCATGGAGGAGATGGGCCACATCTGAAGCCTCACCGTCCAGTCAATCCAAAGTAAAGGAGAGCCAGAAACAAG TTAGTTTAAACGGCAGTCTCCTGTCCCTGAGCCCAGCAGAGCTGAATCAGTCTTTATCTCACTTCGTCAAAGAGGTGCGTCGACCCAACGGGGAGCACTATACTCCAGACAGCCTCCTTTACCTCTGTCTCAGCATCCAGAAG TATTTGCAGGACAAGGGAAGGACAGATGACCTCTTTAGTGACCCACAGTACCACATGTTTGGGGAAGAACTAAACAAGCTCCTCAAAGACTGGCAACCCAGTGTCCTTCCAGATG gtTCTCGGTGGGGTCGTGTTGAAGAGCAGTATCTGTGGAGCAGCGGTCAGCTCGGGGAGCAGACGCCCTCTGTCCTACTGAGATCCCTCCTCTATCTTAACACCAAATACTTTGGTCTTCACACCACTGAACAGCACTTACGCCTCTCATTTGGAAACGTCTACGGCCCTAGCACTTCCAAACCCCACAGCCATGAGACGACCGTTTGTATACGTATCCCCTCCATCTCACAGGAGCAGCATG AGCAATCAGGAAGTAAGAGGAGGCGTAAAGATGACTGTGACTCAAACTTTGAGGCGGACGGTGGTTCAGGAGGATCTGCTCACTGTCCTGTTAAGAAACACGAGTGCCGACTCTATGAGCTTTACCTTTCGAAGTG